A single region of the Streptomyces sp. NBC_00236 genome encodes:
- a CDS encoding DNA-3-methyladenine glycosylase 2 family protein, with product MDEETRYEAVSSRDARFDGEFFFAVETTGIYCRPSCPAVTPKRKNVRFYPTAAAAQGNGFRACRRCRPDAVPGSADWNVRADVVGRAMRMIGDGVVDREGVPGLAHRLGYSSRQVQRQLNAELGAGPVALARAQRAHTARVLLQTTGLPVTEIAFAAGFASVRQFNDTVRQIYARTPSDLRTEAGTGLGAAPRQARTTGIPLRLAHRGPYAAREVFDLLAAETVARIEEVSGDPGARTYRRTLRLPHGTGIAAVDERSAGSWLEARIHLTDLRDLTTAVQRLRRLFDLDADPYAVDELLGADPLLAAGVADRPGVRSPGTADPEEFAVRALVGPAAAAELVELYGKVLDVSCGGLTHVFPEPGVLAGAVSDPALRALATALADGDVRLDAGADREAAEQALLRLPGIGPATAKLIRMRGLGDPDVDPYGTPGSDRWRPWRSYGVRRAEAVDRVPA from the coding sequence ATGGACGAAGAGACCAGATACGAGGCGGTGAGCAGCCGCGACGCGCGTTTCGACGGGGAGTTCTTCTTCGCCGTCGAGACGACCGGCATCTACTGCCGGCCGAGCTGCCCCGCCGTCACCCCCAAGCGGAAGAACGTCCGCTTCTACCCGACCGCGGCCGCCGCGCAGGGCAACGGATTCCGGGCGTGCAGGCGCTGCCGCCCGGACGCCGTTCCCGGCTCCGCGGACTGGAACGTCCGGGCGGACGTGGTCGGCCGTGCCATGCGCATGATCGGCGACGGTGTGGTGGACCGGGAAGGCGTCCCCGGTCTCGCCCACCGGCTCGGCTACAGCTCGCGGCAGGTCCAGCGCCAGCTCAACGCGGAACTGGGCGCCGGGCCGGTCGCGCTGGCCCGCGCCCAGCGCGCGCACACCGCGCGGGTCCTGCTCCAGACCACCGGGCTGCCCGTCACCGAGATCGCGTTCGCGGCGGGTTTCGCCTCGGTGCGTCAGTTCAACGACACGGTTCGGCAGATCTACGCCCGCACTCCGAGCGACCTGCGTACCGAGGCCGGCACCGGGCTCGGCGCCGCACCCCGGCAGGCCCGCACCACCGGCATTCCGCTCCGGCTCGCGCACCGGGGTCCGTACGCGGCCCGCGAGGTCTTCGATCTGCTCGCGGCCGAGACGGTCGCCCGGATCGAGGAGGTCAGCGGGGACCCCGGGGCCCGGACGTACCGCCGCACTCTGCGCCTGCCGCACGGTACCGGGATCGCCGCCGTCGACGAGCGGTCCGCCGGGTCCTGGCTTGAGGCCCGCATCCACCTCACGGACCTGCGTGATCTGACCACCGCCGTGCAGCGGCTGCGCCGCCTCTTCGACCTGGACGCCGACCCGTACGCCGTGGACGAACTGCTCGGCGCCGATCCGCTGCTCGCGGCCGGGGTGGCCGACCGCCCGGGGGTGCGCTCGCCCGGCACGGCGGACCCCGAGGAGTTCGCCGTGCGGGCGCTGGTGGGTCCGGCGGCAGCCGCTGAGCTGGTCGAGCTGTACGGAAAGGTCCTGGACGTCTCCTGCGGCGGGCTCACCCATGTGTTCCCCGAACCGGGCGTCCTGGCCGGCGCGGTGTCCGACCCGGCGCTGCGGGCCCTCGCCACCGCCCTCGCCGACGGCGACGTACGGCTCGACGCGGGCGCCGACCGGGAGGCGGCCGAACAGGCGCTGCTGCGGCTGCCCGGCATCGGCCCGGCCACCGCGAAGCTGATCCGGATGCGCGGCCTGGGCGACCCCGATGTGGACCCGTACGGAACGCCCGGCTCCGACCGGTGGCGGCCCTGGCGCTCCTACGGCGTACGCCGTGCGGAGGCCGTGGACCGGGTGCCCGCGTAA
- a CDS encoding glycosyl hydrolase family 95 catalytic domain-containing protein, protein MPKTWYEGPYLGNGRLGSGIYAEPGAETTAIRFNVQHSEVQDHRPEFGSLFGLARLPIGHFTLEPAGTVTGVDWRMRLHTAELQGTVTTSAGTLTLRAFVQSTGDVLAVEVTPSDGEKDFRWVFHPAEAISPRAAFKPLPDGYTGNPPAVVEEHGGTTAAVQSLLAGGAHVTAWRERARGAARTLYVTVTHSHPGNTARARALRTVTAASALPYTLLAAPHRTWWDRFYRKSFLSLPDARLQRFYWIQLYKTASAARRDAPVMATSGPWLEPTPWPNTWWNLNVQLEYWLIHGSNHLELDAVTRALGEFREQLSREVAAPYRADSAGIPRTTDPQLVNGAAVADGGYGVGIPGQDPPTPEVGNLTWALHNVWLSYRHTMDRSVLRDTLFPLLRKAVNYYLHFLTPGADGKLHLPATFSPEYGVNAPDCNYDLMLLRWGCRTLLESARELDVDDPLTARWQEVLARLTPYPVDENGYMIGAGVPFAKSHRHYSHMLAVYPLYEVTGTTGSERALIEKSLAHWVGFEGALQGYTFTGAASMSALLGKGEDALAYLGQLMSRFIQANTMYKESGPVIETPLSAAQSLHDMVCQSWGDTIRVFPALPAAWQDLTVHDFRTQGAFLLSAVREGGRTRWVRLTSEAGAPCVVRHGIEGAIEVRDRHGRPLAHEEQDGGAVRIRLRKGESALITAAGDRPDLTVRPVAANGPAPSWGLPA, encoded by the coding sequence ATGCCGAAGACCTGGTACGAGGGCCCCTACCTGGGCAACGGCCGGCTCGGCTCCGGTATCTACGCGGAGCCCGGCGCGGAGACCACGGCGATCCGCTTCAACGTCCAGCACTCCGAGGTCCAGGACCACCGGCCCGAGTTCGGTTCGCTCTTCGGCCTGGCGCGGCTCCCGATCGGCCACTTCACCCTGGAGCCGGCCGGCACCGTCACGGGCGTCGACTGGCGGATGCGGCTGCACACCGCCGAGTTGCAGGGCACCGTCACCACCTCGGCCGGCACCCTCACGCTCCGCGCCTTCGTGCAGTCGACCGGTGACGTGCTGGCCGTCGAGGTGACCCCGAGCGACGGCGAGAAGGACTTCCGCTGGGTCTTCCACCCGGCCGAGGCGATCAGTCCCCGGGCCGCCTTCAAGCCGCTGCCGGACGGCTACACGGGCAACCCCCCGGCCGTCGTCGAGGAGCACGGCGGGACGACCGCGGCCGTGCAGTCACTGCTCGCGGGCGGAGCCCACGTCACCGCCTGGCGCGAGCGGGCACGCGGCGCCGCCCGCACCCTGTACGTGACCGTCACGCACTCCCACCCCGGGAACACCGCCCGCGCACGCGCGCTGCGTACGGTCACGGCCGCCTCCGCCCTTCCGTACACCCTGCTCGCCGCCCCGCACCGCACCTGGTGGGACCGCTTCTACCGCAAGAGCTTCCTGTCGCTCCCCGATGCACGACTGCAGCGCTTCTACTGGATCCAGCTCTACAAAACGGCCTCGGCCGCGCGCAGGGACGCACCCGTGATGGCCACCTCGGGCCCCTGGCTGGAGCCCACACCGTGGCCCAACACCTGGTGGAACCTCAACGTCCAGCTGGAGTACTGGCTGATCCACGGCTCCAACCACCTGGAGCTCGACGCCGTCACCCGGGCCCTGGGCGAATTCCGCGAGCAGCTCTCCCGCGAGGTCGCCGCCCCCTACCGGGCCGACTCCGCCGGCATCCCCCGCACCACCGACCCGCAGCTGGTCAACGGGGCCGCGGTCGCCGACGGCGGCTACGGCGTCGGCATCCCCGGCCAGGACCCGCCCACCCCCGAGGTCGGCAATCTGACCTGGGCCCTTCACAACGTCTGGCTCTCCTACCGCCACACGATGGACCGGTCCGTCCTGCGCGACACCCTCTTCCCGCTGCTGCGCAAGGCCGTCAACTACTACCTGCACTTCCTCACCCCGGGCGCCGACGGCAAGCTGCACCTCCCGGCCACCTTCTCCCCCGAGTACGGCGTCAACGCCCCCGACTGCAACTACGACCTGATGCTCCTGCGCTGGGGCTGCCGCACCCTGCTCGAATCGGCCCGCGAACTGGACGTCGACGACCCGCTGACCGCCCGCTGGCAGGAGGTGCTGGCCAGGCTCACCCCGTACCCCGTCGACGAGAACGGCTACATGATCGGCGCCGGGGTGCCGTTCGCGAAGTCCCACCGCCACTACTCGCACATGCTCGCCGTCTACCCGCTGTACGAGGTCACCGGCACGACCGGCTCCGAACGCGCCCTGATCGAGAAGTCCCTCGCCCACTGGGTCGGCTTCGAGGGCGCGCTGCAGGGCTACACCTTCACCGGCGCCGCCTCCATGTCGGCACTGCTCGGCAAGGGCGAGGACGCCTTGGCGTACCTGGGACAGCTGATGAGCCGGTTCATCCAGGCCAACACGATGTACAAGGAGTCCGGCCCCGTCATCGAGACCCCGCTGTCGGCCGCCCAGTCGCTCCACGACATGGTCTGCCAGTCCTGGGGCGACACCATCAGGGTCTTCCCCGCCCTGCCCGCCGCCTGGCAGGACCTCACCGTCCACGACTTCCGCACCCAGGGCGCCTTCCTGCTCAGCGCCGTGCGGGAGGGCGGCCGGACGCGCTGGGTCCGCCTCACCAGCGAGGCGGGCGCGCCCTGCGTCGTACGGCACGGCATCGAGGGCGCCATCGAGGTCCGGGACCGGCACGGACGCCCCCTGGCCCACGAGGAGCAGGACGGCGGTGCGGTACGCATCCGGCTCCGCAAGGGCGAATCGGCGCTGATCACCGCAGCCGGCGACCGCCCGGACCTGACCGTCCGCCCGGTCGCGGCGAACGGACCCGCACCGAGCTGGGGCCTGCCGGCCTGA
- a CDS encoding DUF456 domain-containing protein, with product MSVWQLVAVGLVMMLGLIGVLVPGVPGQAIVWAAVLWWALTDMTPAAWGVLIGSTALLLLNQALKPLLPPRRPRESGAPRRTLMLGGIGAITGFFVIPVVGAIAGYVGVIYGAERLRLGSRGAGWASVRSVMRATGYSVLVELFACLLVAGAWLGAVIWG from the coding sequence ATGAGTGTGTGGCAGCTCGTCGCCGTCGGACTGGTCATGATGCTCGGCCTGATCGGCGTGCTGGTGCCCGGTGTGCCCGGGCAGGCGATCGTCTGGGCCGCCGTCCTGTGGTGGGCGCTGACCGACATGACTCCGGCCGCCTGGGGGGTCCTGATCGGGTCCACGGCGCTGCTGCTGCTGAACCAGGCGCTGAAACCGCTCCTGCCACCGCGCCGGCCGCGGGAGTCCGGGGCGCCGCGCCGGACGCTGATGCTCGGCGGGATCGGGGCCATCACCGGGTTCTTCGTGATCCCCGTGGTGGGAGCGATCGCCGGGTACGTGGGCGTGATCTACGGGGCCGAGCGACTACGGCTGGGCAGCCGGGGGGCCGGCTGGGCCTCGGTCCGCTCCGTGATGCGGGCGACCGGCTACTCCGTGCTCGTCGAACTGTTCGCATGCCTGCTGGTGGCAGGGGCATGGCTGGGTGCGGTGATCTGGGGCTGA